One genomic window of Ottowia oryzae includes the following:
- a CDS encoding YeiH family protein, whose product MPSHGAQRAIQLLPGLALAGALAAAAIALGRLGWLQHNGISALTIAIVLGMLVGNTAYAHIAPASAAGVTFSKQTLLRLGIILYGLRLTFQDIGHVGLAGVLIDALVLSSTFALAWFLGTRVFGLDRKTAMLIGAGSSICGAAAVMAAEPVVRGRAEQVTVAVSTVVVFGTLAIFLYPVLYHLNAQYQLVTMSPTAYGIFAGSTIHEVAQVVAAGNAVGIDAGNTAVIAKMVRVMMLAPFLIVLSAYLSRAKDPSAAHATPDADGARDKPGRIVIPWFALGFLAVAGLNSLALLPQQVVSTAIDIDTVLLAMAMAALGLTTHVSAIRSAGIKPLALAALLFAWLIGGGLAINAGVAALFA is encoded by the coding sequence ATGCCTTCGCATGGCGCGCAGCGCGCCATCCAGCTCCTGCCGGGCCTGGCCCTGGCCGGCGCGCTGGCAGCCGCGGCCATCGCGCTGGGCCGGCTGGGCTGGCTGCAGCACAACGGCATCAGCGCGCTCACCATCGCCATCGTGCTGGGCATGCTGGTCGGCAACACCGCGTACGCACACATCGCGCCAGCGAGCGCGGCGGGCGTGACGTTCTCCAAGCAGACTCTGCTGCGTCTGGGGATCATCCTGTACGGCCTGCGCCTGACCTTCCAGGACATCGGCCATGTCGGCCTGGCCGGCGTGCTGATCGATGCGCTGGTGTTGAGCAGCACCTTTGCACTGGCCTGGTTCCTCGGCACCCGCGTGTTCGGCCTGGACCGCAAGACCGCCATGCTGATCGGCGCGGGCAGCTCCATCTGCGGCGCTGCTGCCGTGATGGCCGCCGAGCCCGTGGTGCGCGGTCGCGCCGAACAGGTGACAGTGGCCGTCTCCACCGTGGTCGTCTTCGGCACGCTGGCCATCTTCCTGTACCCGGTGCTGTACCACCTGAACGCGCAGTACCAGTTGGTCACAATGTCTCCGACCGCCTACGGCATCTTTGCAGGGTCGACGATCCACGAGGTGGCGCAGGTGGTCGCCGCGGGCAACGCGGTAGGCATCGACGCGGGCAACACCGCGGTGATCGCCAAGATGGTGCGCGTGATGATGCTGGCGCCGTTCCTGATCGTGCTCTCGGCCTATCTCTCGCGCGCCAAGGACCCCAGCGCGGCCCACGCCACGCCGGACGCCGATGGCGCGCGCGACAAGCCCGGCCGCATCGTGATCCCATGGTTCGCGCTGGGCTTCCTGGCCGTGGCCGGCCTCAACTCCCTGGCCCTGCTGCCCCAGCAGGTCGTCAGCACGGCGATCGACATCGACACGGTGCTGCTCGCGATGGCCATGGCCGCCCTGGGCCTGACGACGCATGTCTCGGCCATCCGCAGCGCTGGCATCAAGCCGCTGGCATTGGCGGCACTGCTGTTCGCCTGGCTTATCGGTGGCGGGTTGGCCATCAACGCGGGTGTGGCGGCTCTATTTGCCTGA
- a CDS encoding substrate-binding domain-containing protein — protein sequence MHKVQRVRSALVLCLTMALVAFSAQAQEVLHVYGPGGPAPAMKEAAQVFGAANNIAVEVTAGPTPQWVEMAKANADVVFSGAENMMSEFAKALPGAFELEKAEPLYLRPAAILVRPGNPKHIHGFRDLLKPGVKVMAVAGAGQTGLWEDVAGRTGDIAMVRAFRKNLVLPEAPNSAEARKRWTEQPDIDVWLIWNIWQVANPSLAQLVEVDEPFRIYRDTGVVLTHKGAEREQAKAFVAFLQSPQGQSIFGKWGWKTTP from the coding sequence ATGCACAAGGTTCAACGTGTTCGTTCAGCCCTCGTCCTTTGTCTGACCATGGCGTTGGTTGCCTTCAGCGCCCAGGCGCAGGAAGTGCTCCACGTCTACGGACCCGGCGGGCCGGCCCCGGCCATGAAGGAGGCGGCGCAGGTTTTTGGCGCCGCGAACAACATCGCGGTGGAGGTCACCGCCGGCCCGACTCCGCAGTGGGTCGAGATGGCAAAGGCGAACGCCGACGTGGTGTTCAGTGGCGCCGAAAACATGATGAGCGAGTTCGCCAAGGCGTTGCCGGGTGCATTTGAGCTGGAAAAAGCCGAGCCGCTGTACCTGCGACCTGCGGCCATCCTGGTCCGCCCAGGAAATCCGAAGCACATCCACGGGTTCCGCGATCTACTCAAGCCCGGTGTCAAAGTGATGGCCGTGGCGGGCGCGGGACAGACGGGCCTTTGGGAAGACGTGGCCGGCCGCACGGGCGACATCGCCATGGTGCGCGCTTTCCGCAAGAACCTGGTTCTGCCCGAGGCCCCCAACAGCGCGGAGGCCCGCAAGCGCTGGACCGAGCAACCCGACATCGACGTCTGGCTGATCTGGAACATCTGGCAGGTCGCCAATCCGAGTCTGGCCCAACTGGTGGAAGTGGATGAGCCGTTCCGCATCTACCGGGATACCGGCGTGGTGCTCACCCACAAGGGCGCGGAGCGGGAGCAGGCCAAGGCGTTCGTGGCCTTCCTGCAGTCGCCGCAAGGGCAATCGATCTTTGGGAAGTGGGGTTGGAAGACGACGCCTTGA